A window of Neorhizobium galegae bv. orientalis str. HAMBI 540 genomic DNA:
CTGGCCTTCCTTCGGCGTGGCCCAGGCGATCGGGAAGCCGAGCTTGGTGAAGGGCGCCCAGGTGAAGCGGCCGATCGGCGCTGCCCAGATTTCTTCCTGCTGCATCAGCTGCACTAGCTGCGACGACTTCTCGTAGAAGGTGACGATCTCGCCCTTCTTGGCGCCGACCGCTTCGATCGGAGCCTTCAGGTCCGGGGTGTCCTTGGCAAGCGCCAGGCCCAGCATGTAAAGCGCCGGCGGCCCCTGGTTGGTGGTGACGTTCGGCCATGCGACGTGGCTTGCATATTCCGGCTTCAGCAGATCGGCCCAGCTGTCGATCTTCATCTTGTCCGAACGGTAGGCGATCGAGGTGGCATAGAACGTATAGCCGACGCTCATGCCGTCGCCGTTCGGATCCTTGGCAACGTCATAGAGCTTGCTGAAGTTCGAGAGCTTGGAGGTATCGATCTTGTCGGTCAGGCCGGCGCGCGAGGCGGCGAGCGCATCCGCCATCGAGATGACGGCCATGTCGACCACCGGGTTGGCCTTGTTGGCCTCCATCTTGGCGAGGCGCTCGACGCTGTTGCCGGTCTCGACGACCAGCTTGCAGCCGCAGATCTTCTGGAAGGGATCGTAGACGATCTGCTTGTATTCGTCCTGGGCCAGCGCATAGACGGAAATCGTCAGCGTCTTTTCCTGGGCCAGCGCCGGGGTTTGCGCGGCACCCATGGTGAGCATCAGGGCGGCGCCCGACGCAAGAATGACCT
This region includes:
- a CDS encoding ABC transporter substrate-binding protein, whose translation is MNKVILASGAALMLTMGAAQTPALAQEKTLTISVYALAQDEYKQIVYDPFQKICGCKLVVETGNSVERLAKMEANKANPVVDMAVISMADALAASRAGLTDKIDTSKLSNFSKLYDVAKDPNGDGMSVGYTFYATSIAYRSDKMKIDSWADLLKPEYASHVAWPNVTTNQGPPALYMLGLALAKDTPDLKAPIEAVGAKKGEIVTFYEKSSQLVQLMQQEEIWAAPIGRFTWAPFTKLGFPIAWATPKEGQTGGMNVMTVTKGSKNRDLALQFMDFWLSTEVQTKLAEKLIDSPSNKDVKLPEAIANNLTYGEETAKSLKLIPSAVALDNRAGWIKTWNEKVGQ